In a genomic window of Streptomyces noursei ATCC 11455:
- a CDS encoding alpha/beta fold hydrolase, with the protein MPQYRQHEDYQQYGKYGEHGEYGAREQAPESRRPAASGRSVLQSALADLADVPATSRWVRSGATRLHVLDYGGDGPALVVLPGITSPAVTMDFVVRELTDLVRPLVLDVRGRGLSDGSADGPSDDGDGDGDGDGRGYRLEVYAEDTEAVIEGLGLARPLLFGHSMGARIAAVVAARGRVAIGGSVLADPPMSGPGRGPYPTTLAAFLGQLAEAERGTDAEEVARSWPRWPRREQELRARWLSSCDRRAIAATHRGFETEDFFAWWPAVTGRTALLYGAQSPVVTAAGAQEARASLPSAAVTAVPDAGHMLFWDNPPAARAALRAALRPMVG; encoded by the coding sequence ATGCCTCAGTACCGGCAGCACGAGGACTACCAGCAGTACGGGAAGTACGGAGAACACGGGGAGTACGGGGCACGCGAGCAGGCCCCGGAGTCCCGGCGGCCCGCCGCGTCCGGCCGGTCCGTTCTCCAGTCCGCGCTGGCGGACCTGGCCGACGTGCCGGCCACCAGCCGATGGGTGCGCTCGGGGGCCACCCGGCTGCACGTCCTGGACTACGGCGGGGACGGGCCCGCCCTGGTGGTCCTGCCGGGCATCACCAGCCCGGCCGTCACCATGGACTTCGTGGTGCGGGAACTCACCGATCTGGTACGGCCGTTGGTGCTCGACGTGCGCGGGCGCGGGCTGTCGGACGGGAGCGCCGACGGCCCGTCGGACGACGGCGACGGCGACGGCGACGGCGACGGGCGCGGCTACCGGCTGGAGGTCTACGCCGAGGACACCGAGGCGGTGATCGAGGGGCTCGGGCTGGCCCGGCCGCTGCTGTTCGGGCACTCCATGGGCGCGCGGATCGCGGCGGTGGTCGCGGCCCGCGGCAGGGTCGCGATCGGCGGCAGCGTGCTGGCCGATCCCCCGATGAGCGGGCCGGGCCGCGGCCCGTACCCCACCACGCTGGCGGCGTTCCTGGGGCAGTTGGCGGAGGCCGAGCGGGGCACGGACGCCGAGGAGGTCGCCCGGTCGTGGCCGCGGTGGCCGCGTCGGGAACAGGAGTTGCGGGCACGGTGGTTGTCCAGCTGCGACCGGCGGGCGATCGCCGCCACCCACCGCGGTTTCGAGACCGAGGACTTCTTCGCCTGGTGGCCCGCGGTCACCGGCCGCACGGCGCTGCTGTACGGCGCGCAGAGCCCGGTGGTCACCGCGGCCGGGGCGCAGGAGGCGCGGGCGTCGCTGCCGTCGGCCGCGGTGACCGCGGTCCCGGACGCCGGCCACATGCTCTTCTGGGACAACCCGCCGGCCGCACGGGCCGCACTGCGTGCGGCGCTGCGCCCCATGGTGGGGTGA
- a CDS encoding (2Fe-2S)-binding protein, with the protein MTTHSRPTDAPAADAPAPEAPELQLMVLDVNGERHEVITEPRRTLVDVLRHELRLTGTHVGCEHGICGACTVLVDDRPVRACLMFAAQAEGARIRTVESLSAGSCGRPDELGDLQRAFRERHALQCGFCTPGFLMLAEGFLAERPDADREQIREAVAANLCRCTGYQPIVEAIEQCAAARRAARPDARKEK; encoded by the coding sequence ATGACCACGCACTCCCGGCCGACCGACGCCCCCGCCGCCGACGCCCCCGCCCCGGAGGCGCCGGAGCTCCAGCTGATGGTCCTCGACGTGAACGGGGAGCGGCACGAGGTGATCACCGAGCCGCGCCGCACGCTGGTGGACGTGCTCCGCCACGAACTGCGGCTGACCGGCACCCACGTCGGCTGCGAGCACGGCATCTGCGGCGCCTGCACGGTCCTGGTCGACGACCGGCCGGTGCGGGCCTGCCTGATGTTCGCCGCGCAGGCGGAGGGGGCCCGGATCCGCACCGTCGAATCGCTGTCGGCGGGGTCCTGCGGCCGGCCCGACGAACTCGGCGATCTGCAGCGCGCGTTCCGGGAGCGGCACGCCCTGCAGTGCGGCTTCTGCACGCCCGGGTTCCTGATGCTCGCCGAGGGTTTCCTCGCCGAGCGGCCGGACGCCGACCGGGAGCAGATCCGCGAGGCGGTCGCCGCCAACCTGTGCCGGTGCACCGGCTACCAGCCCATCGTGGAGGCGATCGAACAGTGCGCCGCGGCCCGGCGGGCGGCCCGGCCCGACGCCCGGAAGGAGAAGTGA
- a CDS encoding cytochrome P450 has translation MTTAGTAPVSYPFNIAESLDLSAEYERVRSRPGLLKVKLAYGEPAWLVTRYAEARFVLGDQRFSRAESVKHDEPRQSEGSRDSGILSMDPPDHTRLRTLVAKAFTVRQVERLRPQVRELTRELLDELEAAGPPADLVDRYALPIPVAVICRLLGVPTEDRPQFRAWSDAALSTSSLTAEEFDANREELRAYMGKLIAQHRKHPQDDLMTALIDARDVDDRLTELELVDLCVGILVAGHETTATQIPNFVLALLDHPEQLALLREQPELIGGAVEELLRFVPLGSGAGQARYATEDIDVGGTLVRAGEPVLVAVGAANRDALRFDAPGKLDIQRTGTQHLGFGHGVHHCLGAPLARLELQEALSALITRFPGLHVAGDIEWKTQMLVRGPRVLPVGW, from the coding sequence GTGACCACAGCCGGCACAGCACCCGTCTCCTACCCCTTCAATATCGCTGAGAGCCTCGATCTTTCGGCAGAGTACGAGCGGGTGCGCAGTCGCCCCGGTCTTCTCAAGGTCAAGTTGGCATACGGCGAGCCCGCCTGGCTCGTGACGCGGTACGCCGAGGCCCGGTTCGTCCTGGGCGACCAGCGCTTCAGCCGGGCCGAGAGCGTCAAGCACGACGAGCCGCGGCAGTCCGAGGGAAGCCGTGACAGCGGCATCCTGAGCATGGACCCACCCGATCACACCCGACTGCGCACCCTGGTCGCCAAGGCGTTCACGGTCCGTCAGGTCGAAAGACTTCGGCCACAGGTCAGGGAGCTGACCCGGGAGCTGCTCGACGAGCTGGAGGCGGCCGGGCCGCCGGCCGACCTGGTCGACCGGTACGCCCTGCCCATCCCGGTGGCGGTCATCTGCCGGCTGCTGGGGGTGCCGACCGAGGACCGGCCGCAGTTCCGGGCCTGGAGCGACGCCGCCCTGTCGACGAGTTCCCTGACGGCCGAGGAGTTCGACGCCAATCGCGAGGAACTCCGGGCGTACATGGGGAAGTTGATCGCGCAGCATCGGAAGCATCCGCAGGACGACCTGATGACCGCGCTGATCGACGCGCGCGATGTCGACGACCGGCTGACGGAGCTCGAACTGGTCGATCTGTGCGTCGGCATCCTGGTCGCCGGGCACGAGACCACCGCCACCCAGATCCCCAACTTCGTACTGGCGCTGCTGGACCACCCGGAGCAGCTGGCCCTGCTGCGGGAGCAGCCCGAGCTGATCGGGGGCGCCGTGGAGGAGTTACTGCGGTTCGTGCCCCTGGGGAGCGGTGCGGGTCAGGCGCGGTACGCCACGGAGGACATCGATGTCGGGGGCACGCTGGTGCGGGCCGGCGAGCCCGTACTGGTCGCGGTGGGCGCGGCCAACCGCGACGCGCTGCGGTTCGACGCCCCGGGGAAGCTGGACATCCAGCGGACCGGCACCCAGCACCTCGGCTTCGGGCACGGCGTCCACCACTGCCTGGGCGCGCCGCTGGCCCGACTGGAGCTCCAGGAGGCGCTCTCCGCGCTGATCACCCGGTTCCCCGGGCTGCACGTGGCCGGGGACATCGAGTGGAAGACCCAGATGCTGGTGCGCGGTCCGCGGGTCCTGCCGGTGGGGTGGTGA
- a CDS encoding xanthine dehydrogenase family protein molybdopterin-binding subunit: MTRGENGARQGEGRLIGRSVPRREDPRLLTGRGRFVDDIALPGMLHAQFVRSTVAHGEITAIDLSAVRAVPGVVAAFTAEDLKAGDIIARLDRPPQEFVTTAMPVLARDRVRYVGEPVAIVVARDAYAAEDGIEAARVRYAVRPPVTSEAAALADGAPLVHAEAARNTLVDVELFATDGIDEVFAAADRVVRVEARTGRQNALPLETRGAVAHWDDREEQLVLHTCTQVPHQVRTVASRCLRLAERAVRVVVPDMGGGFGLKCVVGREEIAAAAAALRLRRPVKWIEDRKDALSASFLAREQHYDVRAAFDANGRILALDADVVCDMGAYSCYPFTAGIEPLMAAAEMPGVYTVPAYRVRGRAVATNKAPSAPYRGVSRPQYVMVMERLFERAARELDLDPVEIRRRNLITSFPYTGVNGITYDPGSYRESLDLCERTLRAEGWYDRQRTARAEGRHVGIGYACFSERTGYGSAAFAQRKMAVVPGFDLSEARMDPSGAVTVTTGTMSHGQSHETTLAQIVADELGLDLDKVRLHQGDTDRVPYGWGTFASRSVAIGGSAVRLAAGRLGDKLRALAAARWDVPVDRTALGRGEVFRRDDPDTAIGYVELAELAYLRADLLPKDIEPGLTATASFDVFNDGTFSNATHGTVVELAPDTGRVEILRYVCVEDCGVAINPQVVEGQCRGGIAQGIAGALFERVTYDAQGEPSATSFMDYKVPTAHEIPDVAIHHLQTPCAFTETGAKGAGEGGTIGAPAAVLNAVNDALRPTGVELDDTPITPETVHRALHRRHYQESTR; this comes from the coding sequence ATGACCCGGGGCGAGAACGGTGCGCGGCAGGGCGAGGGGCGGCTGATCGGGCGGTCCGTGCCGCGGCGGGAGGACCCCCGGCTGCTGACCGGGCGCGGGCGGTTCGTCGACGACATCGCGCTGCCGGGCATGCTGCACGCGCAGTTCGTCCGCAGCACGGTCGCGCACGGCGAGATCACCGCGATCGATCTGAGCGCGGTGCGCGCGGTGCCGGGGGTGGTCGCCGCGTTCACCGCGGAGGACCTGAAGGCGGGCGACATCATCGCCCGACTCGACCGTCCGCCACAGGAGTTCGTCACCACGGCGATGCCGGTACTGGCCCGCGACCGGGTGCGGTACGTCGGCGAGCCGGTCGCGATCGTGGTCGCCCGCGACGCCTATGCCGCCGAGGACGGGATCGAGGCCGCCCGGGTCCGCTACGCCGTCCGCCCCCCGGTGACGAGCGAGGCGGCGGCGCTGGCCGACGGCGCTCCGCTGGTCCACGCCGAGGCCGCCCGCAACACCCTGGTGGACGTGGAGCTGTTCGCCACCGACGGCATCGACGAAGTCTTCGCCGCCGCCGACCGCGTGGTCCGGGTGGAGGCCCGCACCGGCCGGCAGAACGCCCTGCCGCTGGAGACCCGGGGCGCGGTGGCGCACTGGGACGACCGGGAGGAGCAGCTGGTCCTCCACACCTGCACCCAGGTCCCGCACCAGGTGCGGACGGTGGCGTCCCGGTGCCTGCGACTGGCCGAGCGGGCGGTGCGGGTGGTGGTGCCCGACATGGGCGGCGGCTTCGGGTTGAAGTGCGTGGTGGGGCGGGAGGAGATCGCCGCGGCGGCGGCCGCGCTCCGGCTGCGGCGCCCGGTGAAGTGGATCGAGGACCGCAAGGACGCGCTGTCGGCGTCGTTCCTCGCCCGCGAGCAGCACTACGACGTGCGGGCCGCCTTCGACGCGAACGGCCGGATCCTGGCGCTGGACGCGGACGTGGTGTGCGACATGGGCGCCTACTCCTGCTATCCGTTCACCGCGGGCATCGAACCGCTGATGGCCGCCGCGGAGATGCCGGGGGTCTACACCGTGCCCGCCTATCGGGTGCGCGGCCGGGCGGTCGCCACCAACAAGGCGCCCTCCGCCCCGTACCGCGGGGTCAGCCGCCCGCAGTACGTGATGGTCATGGAGCGGCTGTTCGAGCGCGCCGCCCGGGAACTGGACCTCGACCCGGTGGAGATCCGCCGCCGCAACCTCATCACCTCCTTCCCCTACACCGGCGTCAACGGCATCACCTACGACCCCGGCTCCTACCGGGAGTCGCTGGACCTGTGCGAGCGGACGCTGCGCGCGGAGGGCTGGTACGACAGGCAGCGCACGGCCCGTGCCGAGGGCCGCCACGTGGGGATCGGATACGCCTGCTTCAGCGAGCGGACCGGCTACGGCTCCGCCGCCTTCGCGCAGCGGAAGATGGCGGTCGTCCCCGGCTTCGACCTCTCCGAGGCGCGGATGGATCCCAGCGGGGCGGTGACCGTCACCACCGGGACGATGAGCCATGGGCAGAGCCACGAGACGACCCTGGCGCAGATCGTCGCGGACGAACTCGGCCTGGACCTCGACAAGGTGCGGCTGCACCAGGGGGACACCGATCGGGTCCCCTACGGCTGGGGCACCTTCGCCAGCCGTTCGGTCGCGATCGGCGGCAGCGCCGTACGGCTGGCCGCCGGGCGGCTCGGCGACAAGCTGCGCGCGCTCGCCGCGGCCCGCTGGGACGTTCCCGTGGACCGGACCGCCCTCGGCCGCGGCGAGGTGTTCCGCCGGGACGATCCCGACACCGCGATCGGCTACGTCGAACTGGCCGAACTCGCCTATCTACGAGCCGATCTGCTGCCCAAGGACATCGAGCCGGGGCTCACCGCCACGGCGTCGTTCGACGTCTTCAACGACGGCACGTTCTCCAACGCCACACACGGCACCGTCGTCGAACTCGCCCCCGACACCGGCCGGGTGGAGATCCTGCGCTACGTCTGCGTCGAGGACTGCGGGGTGGCCATCAACCCGCAGGTGGTGGAGGGCCAGTGCCGGGGCGGGATCGCCCAGGGCATCGCCGGGGCGCTGTTCGAGCGGGTGACCTACGACGCCCAGGGCGAGCCGTCGGCGACCAGCTTCATGGACTACAAGGTGCCCACCGCGCACGAGATCCCCGACGTGGCGATCCACCATCTCCAGACGCCGTGCGCGTTCACCGAGACCGGCGCGAAGGGCGCGGGCGAGGGCGGCACGATCGGCGCCCCCGCGGCCGTGCTCAACGCCGTCAACGACGCCCTGCGCCCCACCGGCGTGGAACTGGACGACACCCCGATCACCCCCGAGACGGTGCACCGCGCGCTGCACCGCCGGCACTACCAGGAGAGCACCCGATGA
- a CDS encoding isochorismatase family protein — protein MSHYGTATDRTYERAGFGAPVRRGRRPALIVVDLTRGFTEDRFPTGADLTEVVAATARLIEAGRPAGVPVLFTAIAYTSAEVAGDHITWLRKAPGLGTLLEGGEAVALDPRLPRRESDPLVVKKGASAFFGTPLAATLTGLGCDTAVVCGATTSGCVRATAVDAVQSGFPVLVPRECVGDRAAGPHDAALFDIQAKYGDVIALEDAIGYLGGPAGD, from the coding sequence ATGAGCCACTACGGGACGGCCACCGACCGGACCTACGAACGGGCCGGCTTCGGCGCCCCGGTGCGTCGCGGTCGGCGGCCGGCGCTCATCGTCGTCGATCTGACCCGGGGGTTCACCGAGGACCGGTTCCCGACCGGTGCCGATCTGACCGAGGTCGTCGCGGCAACCGCCCGGCTGATCGAGGCGGGCCGGCCCGCCGGCGTCCCGGTCCTGTTCACCGCGATCGCCTACACCTCCGCCGAGGTGGCCGGTGACCACATCACCTGGCTGCGCAAGGCGCCGGGCCTGGGCACCCTGTTGGAGGGCGGCGAGGCGGTCGCCCTCGATCCGCGACTGCCGCGGCGGGAGAGCGATCCGCTGGTGGTCAAGAAGGGCGCCTCGGCGTTCTTCGGCACCCCGTTGGCCGCCACCCTGACCGGGCTGGGCTGCGACACCGCGGTGGTGTGCGGCGCGACCACCAGCGGCTGCGTACGGGCCACCGCGGTCGACGCGGTGCAGTCCGGGTTCCCGGTGCTGGTGCCGCGGGAGTGCGTCGGGGACCGGGCGGCGGGCCCGCACGACGCCGCCCTCTTCGACATCCAGGCCAAGTACGGCGATGTCATCGCGCTGGAGGACGCGATCGGCTATCTGGGCGGGCCGGCGGGCGACTGA
- a CDS encoding TetR/AcrR family transcriptional regulator — protein MREATREVAARPAGEARRGGAGEQRRDAQGTRRLLLDAASELFAERGYERATVRDIAARAGVNQALLFRYFGSKKALFGEVMARGGQEQLRSTPAERLFDVALRGMLAEGRGPGADRSLEVCLRSIGGSDEIAEALRGLGDEYAEVLATLSRAEDGALRGDLALSWLLGIGLMRVVVGKEPLASADPNTVSRLVGEALGTLLEGLPKAE, from the coding sequence ATGCGGGAGGCAACGCGGGAGGTCGCGGCGCGGCCGGCGGGGGAGGCCCGGCGGGGCGGCGCCGGCGAGCAGCGCCGGGACGCACAGGGCACCCGGCGGCTGTTGCTCGACGCCGCCTCGGAACTCTTCGCCGAACGCGGCTACGAGCGCGCCACGGTCCGCGACATCGCGGCCCGGGCCGGCGTCAACCAGGCCCTGCTGTTCCGCTACTTCGGGTCGAAGAAGGCGCTGTTCGGCGAGGTGATGGCGCGCGGCGGTCAGGAGCAGCTGCGCAGCACCCCCGCCGAGCGACTCTTCGACGTCGCACTGCGCGGCATGCTCGCCGAGGGCCGCGGCCCCGGCGCCGACCGGTCGCTGGAGGTCTGCCTCCGCTCCATCGGCGGCAGCGACGAAATCGCCGAGGCGCTGCGGGGACTTGGCGACGAGTACGCCGAGGTGCTGGCCACCCTCTCGCGGGCCGAGGACGGCGCGCTGCGCGGCGATCTGGCGCTGTCCTGGCTGCTGGGCATCGGCCTGATGCGCGTGGTGGTCGGAAAGGAGCCACTGGCCAGCGCCGATCCGAACACCGTCTCGCGCCTGGTCGGGGAGGCCCTGGGCACCCTGCTGGAAGGACTGCCGAAGGCGGAGTGA
- a CDS encoding SRPBCC family protein, protein MQLSNTVPVNAAPDAVFALVNDVQRVASCMPGAVLDGRDGDAWQGRVRVKVGPITAAYAGTVRFLETDADRRRLRVQARGADAHGNGDAEAEVTLTVTEAPEGARLELVTDLVIRGKLAQFGKGAIGTVSTRILEQFARNLGGLLAAERGGTATTTPVTTAAPAGPVPAPAPTTAAGADLDGLSVVFGPALRPVLAKYGPLAVAFAVGVGEGWLLGRLAGMRRELRTLHRGRA, encoded by the coding sequence ATGCAGCTCAGCAACACGGTGCCGGTGAACGCCGCGCCGGATGCGGTGTTCGCCCTGGTCAACGACGTGCAGCGGGTGGCGTCCTGCATGCCGGGCGCGGTGCTGGACGGCCGGGACGGCGATGCCTGGCAGGGGCGGGTGCGGGTCAAGGTCGGGCCGATCACGGCCGCGTACGCCGGCACGGTGCGGTTCCTGGAGACCGACGCCGACCGCCGGCGGCTGCGGGTGCAGGCCCGCGGCGCGGACGCCCACGGCAACGGCGACGCGGAGGCGGAGGTGACGCTGACCGTCACCGAGGCACCGGAGGGAGCGCGGCTGGAGCTGGTGACGGATCTGGTGATCCGGGGCAAGCTGGCCCAGTTCGGCAAGGGCGCGATCGGCACCGTCTCGACGCGGATCCTGGAGCAGTTCGCCCGGAACCTGGGCGGGTTGCTGGCGGCCGAACGGGGCGGCACCGCGACGACGACGCCGGTGACGACAGCGGCGCCGGCCGGTCCGGTGCCGGCACCTGCGCCAACCACCGCTGCCGGAGCGGATCTTGACGGGCTCTCGGTCGTCTTCGGACCCGCCCTCAGGCCCGTGCTGGCCAAGTACGGCCCGTTGGCCGTCGCGTTCGCGGTCGGGGTGGGCGAGGGCTGGTTGCTGGGGCGGCTCGCGGGGATGCGGCGGGAGCTGCGGACACTGCACCGGGGGCGGGCATGA
- a CDS encoding FAD-dependent monooxygenase: MVPSQSYEVTITGGGLGGLTAALALRQRGLRVTVLEQAPLLGEVGAGIQTAPNASRILLGLGLRRQLEAIHTEPLDQVRRRWQDGRVVALTPLGQACKDRFDAPYWHYHRADLHQVLMAACLDPTGPGPVVTIHTASRVVELDRARPERPVAVTDDGRRFAGDVLIGADGVRSRVRELIGAPDTLLFSGEMAYRALIPGELIAADPATRWLVDRFQSTIWYGPERHLVHYLIRGGAYLNVVACVPCTDEVAEKWTVPATPQDLVDAFPGWDDRVPAMLSKAKEDVGCFALYHRRRDPVWTDGHVALLGDACHAMLPYQAQGASQAMEDAAVLAEELGAVTASGVPQALRRYVDRRAKHAGMVQEASLQNKTFYHFPDGPEQRARDAQLRRFDGESDLSYDWLWRGTPLNDPDQVAFSYPFAR; encoded by the coding sequence ATGGTGCCCAGTCAGTCCTACGAAGTCACCATCACCGGCGGCGGTCTCGGCGGCCTGACCGCGGCGCTGGCGCTGCGCCAGCGCGGGCTGCGGGTCACCGTCCTGGAGCAGGCGCCGCTGCTCGGCGAGGTCGGCGCCGGCATCCAGACCGCGCCCAACGCCAGCCGGATCCTGCTCGGGCTGGGGCTGCGCCGGCAGTTGGAGGCGATCCACACCGAACCGCTCGACCAGGTGCGGCGGCGCTGGCAGGACGGCCGGGTGGTGGCGCTCACGCCGCTCGGCCAGGCGTGCAAGGACCGGTTCGACGCCCCGTACTGGCACTACCACCGCGCCGATCTGCACCAGGTGCTCATGGCGGCCTGTCTCGATCCGACCGGTCCGGGCCCGGTCGTGACGATCCACACCGCGAGCCGGGTGGTCGAGCTGGACCGCGCCCGGCCCGAGCGGCCGGTGGCGGTCACCGACGACGGGCGGCGGTTCGCCGGCGACGTGCTGATCGGCGCGGACGGCGTCCGCTCGCGGGTGCGGGAGCTGATCGGGGCGCCGGACACCCTGCTGTTCTCCGGGGAGATGGCCTACCGGGCCCTGATCCCGGGCGAGCTGATCGCCGCCGACCCGGCCACCCGCTGGCTGGTGGACCGCTTCCAGAGCACCATCTGGTACGGGCCGGAACGGCACCTCGTCCACTACCTGATCCGCGGCGGCGCGTATCTGAACGTGGTGGCCTGTGTGCCGTGCACCGACGAGGTCGCCGAGAAGTGGACGGTGCCCGCCACCCCGCAGGACCTGGTGGACGCCTTCCCCGGCTGGGACGACCGGGTGCCGGCGATGCTGTCCAAGGCCAAGGAGGACGTCGGCTGCTTCGCCCTGTACCACCGGCGGCGGGACCCGGTCTGGACGGACGGGCACGTGGCGCTGCTCGGCGACGCCTGCCACGCCATGCTCCCCTACCAGGCGCAGGGCGCCTCGCAGGCCATGGAGGACGCCGCGGTGCTGGCCGAGGAGCTGGGGGCGGTCACCGCCTCCGGGGTGCCGCAGGCGCTGCGCCGGTACGTCGACCGGCGCGCCAAGCACGCCGGGATGGTGCAGGAGGCGTCCTTGCAGAACAAGACCTTCTACCACTTCCCCGACGGCCCCGAGCAGCGGGCCCGGGACGCGCAACTGCGCCGCTTCGACGGCGAGTCGGACCTCTCCTACGACTGGCTGTGGCGCGGGACCCCGCTCAACGACCCCGACCAGGTGGCGTTCTCCTATCCGTTCGCCCGCTGA
- a CDS encoding FAD binding domain-containing protein has protein sequence MKPAPFRYHRARDVHGTTQLLAELGEDAKVIAGGQSLVAMMNFRLARPSHLVDIGALRALDHLGAGPDGALHIGALTTHHTVETAPDEVLGTGFAVLRRAMGWIGHLPIRTRGTVGGSVAHADATAEWCLLAVALGARLRVAGPGGQRRVPAEEFFVGPYTSVLEPDELLTEIVFPRPAPHAALTEFAERKGDFALVSAVVDLDIDGGRVRGGRVGLGGVAPVPVRVPAAEAVLAGGGSFAECAAVAAAAVDPPDDAGGSTAYRRQLVRALVERACAEAAEATERREAGRR, from the coding sequence ATGAAACCCGCCCCCTTCCGCTACCACCGGGCCCGCGACGTCCACGGCACCACCCAGTTGCTGGCCGAACTGGGCGAGGACGCCAAGGTCATCGCCGGCGGGCAGAGCCTGGTCGCGATGATGAACTTCCGACTGGCCCGGCCGAGTCACCTCGTCGACATCGGCGCCCTGCGCGCACTCGACCACCTCGGCGCCGGGCCCGACGGCGCCCTGCACATCGGCGCACTGACGACCCATCACACCGTGGAGACCGCCCCCGACGAGGTGTTGGGCACCGGGTTCGCGGTGCTGCGCCGGGCCATGGGCTGGATCGGCCATCTGCCGATCCGGACCCGCGGCACGGTCGGCGGCAGCGTCGCGCACGCCGACGCGACCGCCGAGTGGTGCCTGCTCGCGGTCGCCCTCGGCGCCCGGCTGCGCGTCGCCGGCCCCGGCGGGCAACGCCGGGTCCCGGCCGAGGAGTTCTTCGTCGGCCCGTACACCAGCGTTCTGGAGCCCGACGAGCTGCTCACCGAGATCGTCTTCCCGCGGCCCGCACCGCACGCCGCGCTCACCGAATTCGCCGAGCGCAAGGGGGACTTCGCGCTCGTGTCGGCGGTCGTGGACCTCGACATCGACGGAGGGCGGGTGCGCGGCGGCCGGGTGGGGCTCGGCGGGGTGGCGCCGGTGCCGGTCCGGGTGCCGGCGGCGGAGGCGGTGCTGGCCGGCGGCGGATCATTCGCCGAGTGCGCGGCGGTGGCGGCCGCGGCCGTCGATCCACCGGACGACGCGGGCGGCAGCACGGCCTACCGGCGGCAGCTCGTCCGGGCCCTGGTCGAGCGGGCCTGCGCGGAGGCGGCGGAAGCGACGGAGCGGCGGGAGGCGGGGCGGCGATGA
- a CDS encoding ferredoxin — MSAVTWKVEIDPGLCIASGSCPAIAPELFALDGPRARAVREEIPEDERALDAAEVCPAMAITVRDASGQVIGPLP, encoded by the coding sequence GTGAGCGCGGTGACGTGGAAGGTGGAGATCGATCCGGGGCTGTGCATCGCCTCGGGTTCCTGCCCGGCGATCGCACCGGAGCTGTTCGCGCTGGACGGGCCGCGCGCCCGGGCGGTGCGGGAGGAGATCCCCGAGGACGAGCGGGCGTTGGACGCGGCCGAGGTGTGCCCGGCGATGGCCATCACGGTGCGGGACGCGTCCGGGCAGGTGATCGGCCCCCTGCCGTAG